A segment of the Paracoccus suum genome:
GCTCCTTTTCCGGCTTCAATCGGGTCAGTGGTTGGCGACCGAGATTTTCGAGACCTTGCGGTTCGGCCTGATCGGCGGCGGTATGGGCGACAGCGAGGCAGCGCGGCTCGTCGGCAACGCACTCGACCGGCACCCGCTGATCTCGTTCAAGGTGCCGGCCCTCCAGGTCCTTACGGCCGCGCTCTATGGCCCGCTGGACGATATGCCGGGAAAGCAGACGCTGGCGAGCGAAGAGACGCCGGAGACAACCCCCGAGGAAAGCTAAGGTTTAGCCAGCTGTACGGGATCGGGGCCGTGATGGGCTGGGGACCTTGTCAGACCGGACTTTGCAGCCTCTGGGAACTGGCGGCGTCGTGGGACGTGTACAGCCGCGCCAATGGCTTCAAGCCCGGCTCGGGCAGCAACACATCGGCGGACAGCCTGACCGAGGCGCAATTGCGCGCGATGGGAATTGAGGGATTCTGATGGCTGAACCTGATCTCGTCCTAGACGTCGGCTTTTCCGCGTCCAAGCTAGCTGCTTCGGTGCAGCAGGTCGTCAGCAAGTACAAGGCGGCAGGTGAAGCGGCGCAGAAGGCGTTTCAGGACTCGACGGGGGCCGTATCGAACAGCCAGGCCGCCCGGGCGCACGCGCGTGAATTGGACGCGCTCAAGCGCGCCTATGACCCGGTCTACGTCGCCACGAAGAAATATGAGGCCGAGGTCCAGAGGCTCAATCTCGCACTGAAGAACGGCGCCATCGGTAGCCGTCTTTACGCTGAGCACATGAAGCGCGCGACCGTCGAGATGGGGACGGCTGCCGGGATCATCCAGAAAACCACCGCGCGCGCGCAAGGCGGGGCAGACGGCTTCCGCAACCTTGGTTTCCAGGTGCAAGACTTTGCGGTTCAAGTGGGGGCTGGTACGTCCGCCAGCCAAGCCCTTGCGCAACAGTTGCCTCAGCTTCTGTCAGGCTTTGGCGCGCTGGGGATTGGCATGGGGACGGCAGCCGCCATCCTGATCCCGGTCGGCCGCGCTCTTATAGGTCTCGTGCGCGACACCGACACGCTTGAGGAGAGCCTGAAGGCTCTCACGACATCGACCGATGACATGGTTGCATCTGCGGAGAACGCCTCCCGTCCGATTTATGAATTGCAGACTGCTTTCGGTGGCCTCGCTGATGAAATCGCGCGAGCAGATCAAGCGCAGGCCATGTTCGCGCGCATCCGCGCGGAGAACGATCTCTCGGGTGCAGCAAAGAAAGTCGGACAATCGGTTGGCTACGACACGAGCCCACAGCCTGTGAAGGTGTGGACGGGATCGGGATACACCGAAATCGAGGCTGCCAGTATCGCGCAGCAGGCCGATGCGATGGATAACCTGCGCGAAAAGACCGGGGCGACCGTCCCTCAGGTCGAGGCCTTGAGCCAAGCCATGAAGCGGCTCGCCACGGCCAACAGCGCGTCCGCCTATGCGAAGGAAGCCGCCAACCTTCAGATTGTTCTGTCCGACATTGCCGGAAACGCCAAGCTTACCGAAGGCCAGATGGAAAACCTCAACACTCTCGTCGTCGAGGCCGGCGCAATCCGCACCCAAGCCGAGCGGCAGGTTGCTGCTGTGATGGGCGAGACGCAGAAGATCATTGACAAGTTCGCTGGGAAGACCCGCGAACTAATGGACCTGGCGCGGCAGAAGGGCGTCGTTGACGAGCAACTCGAAAAGGCACGCAAGAGCGGCAACACCGCGCTCGTCGCCCAGCTCGAAGAGGTCGCGCTGAACATCGACGTTCAGATCGAAAAGACGCGCGAGCTAGGCCGAGTGAGCGATGAAGTGTTCGCGCAGATGGCGAAGGCCATCAACTCGACCCTCGGGGCATCTGCCTCCAATGGCCTGAGCGCGCTCAGCGACAAGCTGGCGAACATGGGCGCGCCCTTTGCGACCGAGATGGCGACCGTCGCCAAAGAGGTGGAGGCGGCCAATCAGAGCCTGCGCGAGCTGATCAAGCTGAAGGAGAGCGGTGGCAACTATAACGCCACCCTCGACAACGGCCAGTGGACCGGCGGTCCCAAAGACCTGATCAACATGACGTTGAATGAGGTCCGCGCGCTTCAGAACCAGATGCTAGCGAACCCGGCGAACCGGGCCAAATACGGCAACGGCAAGGGGTCCTCGGCTCTCGGGGCTTACCAGATCGTGGGCCAGACGCTCGAGAGCCTGATCAAGGAACTCGGGCTGACCGGGAACGAGCTGTACGACCAGAACATGCAGGACCGCATGGCGGACCAACTGATCCGCCGGCGTCGCGGACAGGGCTTGCCCGGCCTGCGGAACGAATGGACCAGCCTGCATAATGTGGGCGACCCGATCATCGAGCGCGCTATGGGTGCGCAATCGACCCCCTTGATCGACCCCGAGGTGGCAGCGAAGCGAAAGAAGGATCTGGACGAGGAAATCCAGAGGCGAAAGCAACTTGCCGATCAGGTCACGCAGTATGCGGAGCAGCTTTCGTCCTCCTACGTCACGCAGCAGAAACAGGCCGAGGAAGAGAAGAAACGCGCCGACGCGGTGGCGCGGATCAATGCGAGCAATCTGTCCGAAGCGGACAAAGCCGCGGCCATCGCCGAGGTCAACGGCGAGATGCAGAAGCAACTGACGATCTTCGCGCTGATGGAGGAGGCCAAGCGTCGGCAGGTGAGCCTCGACGCCATGATGACCGATGGCAGCATGACCTACAAACAGGCGATCGAGGCGCTTGGCGAGGGCAAGAAACAGCAGATCATCATCGACCAGCAAGTGCAGTCGGCGCAGCAGAAAGCGGCCGAGACACAGGAGTTCTGGAACGGCGAGCAGAGGAAGTTCCAGGACGGTTTGGTCGATGCTATAGTCGCCGGCGCGAGTTTCTCCGATATGCTGAAGAGCATCGCTCAGGACATTGCCAAGGCGGCGCTTCAAGCGGCGTTGTTCGGTCAGGGACCGATGTCCAGCGGGGGCGGCGGGCTACTGTCCGGGCTGTTCTCGATGTTTGGCGGCGGCGGGGCTGTGCGCGGCAACGACGCCCTTTCGCAGGCGTTGCGCGGTGCGATTGGCTTCAGGGCCAGCGGCGGCCCGATTAACGCCGGTGCGCCCTACGTCGTCGGCGAGCGCGGTCCTGAGCTGATCGTTCCCCGACTGCCAGGCACCGTCATTCCGAACCACAGGCTGGGCGGCAGGAGCAGCAACACGATCACTTTCGCGCCGGTCATCCATGCCAATGGCGCCGTGTCTCAGACGGACCTCGACATGGCCAAGCGCCAGATGGCGGAGTTCATGCATCGCGAGTTCGTTCCGATGCTGCGACAGAGCATGCCTGAATTCAACGCGCGGTATGCCTGATGGCAGTGATCGTATGGCCCGCCGGGCTTCTGCGCCCGGTCGAGGGCTCGTTCTTCATCCGCAACATCAGCCGGTCAGGCGGGGTGTCGCTGAATGGCGTGGAGCAGGTCCTGACCAGCACAGCGTCGTGGTGGGAGATTTCCCTGACGCTCAGCCGGGAGTTCGACGGGGAGCGGCTCAAGGCGTTCGAGGCGTATATCTCGCGGATGCGCGGCCGACAGAACGTCGCCGCGATCCCGCTCTGCGATCCTTACCGATACGGCGCGAAAGTGTCGCCACTGCAGCAGCCGTGGTCAGACGGGACGTATTTCAGCGATGGGACAGGGTGGGTCGACGGCACCGCAAGCCAGCCCATGACGGTCGTGAACGCGGCCGGCGTCGGCTCGCGGTTTCTGACATTCAAGTTGACCCAACCTGTCAGGCCGGCACTGCGCCTCGGCGACATGTTTTCTATCAACGGGTTCCTGTATCGGGTCACTTCTGCGGGCGGAAACGATATCTATTTCGAGCCTCCTTTGCGGCAAGCGATCCCGGCAGGACAGGTAATCCAAACCGACCCCCCTGTATTTTATGGCCGGTTTGCCACGGACGACGAGGGCCGGAGGTCGCGCGAGCTGATGCGCTGGGGCGGTCAAACGACCCTTACCCTCATTGAGGCATTCGACCGGTAATGGCCTTCACCCCTGCGCAGGTGGACCTGCTCGACAGCAACCGCGAGATGGTCGAGGTGCGGCGCCTGTTCACTGTCGCGTTCAAGAGCCAGACCTTCCGCTTGGTGGATGACGTGATTGCGCGGACCATCGGCGGCGAGACCTATCAGCCGGCGTTCGGGTGGCTGGAAGCCGGAGCAATCAATCGCGGCGCGGTGCTCGACGCGGAACCTGCCATCTATCGGGTGACGTCGCTGGGGCCGGACACCCCCGGCGAGTTCGCCTCGCTGATGATCGCGGCCCTGCATGACGAGGCAGAATGGCGGGCGGCCAAGGCGACCTATGCAGTGCAGTTGCTCTTGGACGGCGCCGCAGTTGGCCCGGCCATCGTCATGCACACTGGATGGATCGCCGACATCAAGCCTGCGGAGAGCGTGGCGCAGGCGGGCCTGACGATCCGTGTCGAGAGCAACCTCGCCCGGCGCAACTGGACCCCGCTTGGCGAATATACCGACCGCGACCAACAGGCCCGCTACCCCGGCGACAAGGCGATGCAGTTCGTGGCCTCGCTCAAAGACAAGGTGATTACCGGATGGCTGAAGGGCTGAACGCTTATTTGGCCCGGACATGGGATCGCCCATTTGTCTGGGGCGAGTGCGACTGCACGCTCTGGGTGGCCGACTGGTGCGCCGAGCGGTGGGGACAGGACCCGGCGGCATCGTTCCGGGGGCGCTACAGCACGCAGGACGAGGCCGAGGCCCTGACGGCAGGCGGGCTGCTGGAAACGATACGCCCCTTCATGGGCTTCCTGGTCGAGTGGACCGAGGCCAGGCCCGGTGACGTGGGGGTGGTGATGATTGACGGCCGAGAAACCGCCGCGATCCGCACTGAGAACGGGTGGGCGGTGAAATCGCTGGCCGGCATGGGGGAGGCCAACATGCCTGCCCTCGCGATCTGGGGCAGCTGATGCCTCAGGTAGTAGGCACTTGGATCATCAACGCGGCCGTGGCGTCTGGGGCGCTGGCTAGCGCGACTGGCATTGGAGCGGCCCTCATTTCAGCGGGGGCGGCGCTCGCGTTCAATGCCGCCATCGCGAAGATATTCGCGCCCAAGGGGCCCAAGCCGAAGGACCTGCAGAACGAGTTGCGCCAGTCCGACGCGCCGCGGGTCCGCTACTTGGGGACAAACCGGGCGAGCGGTGCCGTGCTGTTCTGGGACTGGCGGTCGGTCGGCTCGAAGCGGGTGCTGTTCAAGCTGATCGCGATTGCACAGGGGGGCATGACGGATGTGCGCCGCTGGTGGCTGAACGACGTCGAGGTGACCGTCGTCAGCGAGGGCGTGACTGGCGGGATTGGGGATCGGGTGCCGGACTACGGCGGCAACGTCAACCTGCGTTGGCGCAGCGGCAAGGGCTCGTTCATTGACGGTGGCCAGTATCCGTCGCTGCTCAGCGCGGTGACCGAGTGGACGGCTGCCCACAAGGCGACGCGGGTCGGCACGATCCTCGCCGAGTTCAAGAGCGTGTCCTCAGAGGATGCGATCGAGGTGTACCCCGGCGGCGAGCCAAAGGTGCTGGTGGAGTTCGACGGCGACATCGCCAATGCGCCGGGGCGCACCCCCACCCACACTCTAAACTTGGCTTGGCAGCTCTACGACATCATCACGCATGCTGACCATGGTTGGCTGGCACCTTCCGAGATGGACGATGCCTCATGGGCACTCGCGGTCTCCGACAGTTTCCAGACCGTCCCGTCCGCCGGCGGAACGACCCGCGCACGCTACCTCGGGGGCGGGGGATACCAACTGGCCGAGCCGCTCAAGGACGTCGCGCAGCGCTGGCTGGATGGTATGGACGGCCATTTGTTCCTGACCACGGATGGCAAGCTGGGCATGCGCGTCGGGAAGTGGCGCCCGCCGACCTACACGATCACCGAGGACAAGATTGTCTCCTGGGATGGCGGGTCGGGCCGCGATGGCCTCGACGTGGTGGCGACGCTGGTGCCCAAGTTCACCAGCCCGGAGAATATGTACCAGGAAACCTCGGCCGACCCATGGGAGGACCCGGTTGCATTGGCCCGCTATGGCGAGGTGGCGCCCAAGGAGATCGACCTCCCCGTTGTCCAGCATCACGGCCAGGCGCGGCGGATCGCCAAGCGGCGCGCGGCGGCGATGAACCCGAAGTGGCGGTTCACCATCAACCTGCGCTTCTGGGGACTGCTGCTCTACGAAGAGGAAAACGTCTATCTGCACATGCCGCGGATCGGCATCAACAACCAGCCGTTCGCGATCCGGCGCTGGCAGTGCGACATGAACGGTGGCGATCAGGTCGTCACTGTGACGCTCGAGCACGTCCGGCCTGAGGCGGATGATTGGACGGCTGCTGAGGAAGGCACCGCACCAGTGGCCGCGAAGGCAACGCCGGGCCCGAAAGTGGTGCCAACCATAAGCATCATCTCGACAACCGTCGTGACCGGGCTCGGCTCGCCCTACGTCCGGACCACATTTACCCAGCCCGCAGGGGAATCGGTCATCGGCCAGTATCGCCGCGCAGGCTCGGTCGATCCTTGGACGGAGATGATACGCGAAGGGACGGCGGGCGGCGTCATGCGCACGCAGGCCCTGTTCGATCGAGAGCCGATCGACATGCGGTTCGGCGTCCGCCGGGCATCCTGGGGGACTGCCATTGTGGGCACATGGACCGAGGTGAACAACATCGAGGTCGTGGCGAACGGCACGCCGCCCGCTCCGCCGACGGTGGTCAGCTGGTCCGGCGGCATCGGGACGGCGGTCTCGGTCACGTTCCGGCCCGATCTGGGGGCCAACTACAGCCGCACGAGCCTCTATCGCGGCGAGCCAGATAGCGCTTTCGCTTCGGCCGCTCAGATCGCGACTACCTACGCCACTGGCGCCGAGGTGACTATTGGCGGCGGCACCGTCCCGACCGGCGGGGCAAAATATTGGTTGCGGTCCGAGAACGCCAGCAACGTGGCATCGGCCGAAGTGCTGGTCGCCAATATCTCCTGATCACGAGGGAAACCATGGCATTTACCTACACCCCCCCTCTGCCCAAGGGGCTGGGGGCAAGCCCCGTTCAGAAGGGTGATCAGCGCGCTTGGTTCGACCAGATCCGAGCGGCGTTTGATGCGGGCGAGTTCAGCAGCGGTAAAATCTTCGGTTCCCGGCAGTCCGCCATCGATCTGGGCCAGGACAAGCTAGCGAGCAACCTCAGGCACATTTTTGTGCTGGAGGACGGCTGGATGACGCTGCGCAGCGCGGGTTCGTCCAGCGCTGACCCCCTTTTCGGAACATTCCCCAATTGGGGTGTGGTCGACCGTTGGCCCGCGGCAAATGCGCTGTCGACGATCTTGCGCAACGTCGGCATGGTCAATTTGGTGAATGTCACCGGGATGGTAGTCGGTACGTCTGCGTCTATCAAAGGCGACTTCCCGGCGGACGTTGCTCAGCTGACGGGCGATGGCATCACGGCCAACATGCAGATTGGTTTTGTCAGCCCGGTCACCACCACTACCGGCGACGTTACCCTGACGATCGGCTCTGATGCACGAAACCTCCGCCAGGAAAACGGCGACTATTTCAACGAGAACGTGGGCCTGAAGGCGTACCTTTTCTACGCATTCCGGCGGGCCAGCGATGGCTGGCGCATGATCTATGGCGGGGTTACCGCAAAGGAGGTCATCGACCGTGTCGCTGCGGGGGTCTCGGCTGAGGCAACAGCACGAGTGGCATCTGTTGTCGCTGAGGCTGAGGAGCGCCGGAAGATCATCCCTGCGCTTGCCACGCGAATCACGCGACTTTCCGGGCAGCGGGGAAACCGGATCATCGCCTCAGATGCCTCGGGCAAACCAGTCGTCGCGGCGACACCCACAGGCGAACTGGAAGCCTTCCTGTCCGAATTCACACGCACTCTGCGCAGCAAAAGGCGGCGCGGATCGCTCACGGATTTCCTCACCGACGGTGCCGGACTGCCGGTCATGTCTGTGACCGCCAGCGGGGATCCGGTTTTCCGTCTTCTGCCGGATGTCCTCGGGGCGCGGTTCAATCAATCCCGCCGCCGGCGCGGAACGGCCACCGTGATCGCCTACCGCGCTGAGGACGAGAAGCCTTTGCTCTGGATCGACACCAAGTTCAGGACAGCTTGGGATGGCGAGACAACTCCGGGAACCCCGCCCGCTAATACCCCGGCGAGCGGGCATACAGGGACCAATGGAACCTGGCCGGATGTTGATGCATGGGATCTGGCGGTGAGTGGTAGCGTGACGCGCTACTCTTCGCCGCAGCTGCGCGGGGAAACGCGCCGCTACGCAGTCACACCTGCGACGAAAATCAGCATCGCCGAGAGCGATGGCACCGTCATGGGTATCCTCGGGGTCGGGCAGCCTTGGGCGGCCGAGAGTTCCGGCGATAACCCGTGGCCTTGGCATGTTCTTGGCCTCTCGGGTAGCGACATCGCCCCTGTATCGACCCTAGCGCTTCCTCAGACCGTTGCTGCTGCAGCCCTCGAGAAGGCGTGGAGGGCGCGAGCGCGGATGCCTGCCTATGTCGCTGATGCCTTGTCCATGACGGCATCCGTGTCGACGTGGCAGGGCCCTACGGTCACCAACTGGCTCACCGCATTCAAGAACGCGGTTGCGAAATATGGCGAGGCGGCCGCGCTTCGTTATGCCGTCCTGACCTTCGGTGCGAGCGACAAGACCGGGGTGCCTGGTTCGCTGGCGCAGTCCATGTCCGCCTTTGTCAAATGGCTCGGGGAGCAGGCCGCATCGATCACCGGCCAAACGGCTGCAATGTATGCGCTCTATACGCAGTTCAGCGGCACCCGCACCGACGGTGCATACCAGGGAACCCTAGCGGCGGCTGAGGCTTGGCGCCTCGATCCTACCGTCGAGATGTGGCCCGTCACGCCGCTCTATCCGTATGCGCTCGCGGCTGGCTCGCCCCATGCCCCCGGAGCCGCTGGCCTGAAGGCCATCGCGGGCCATATGGTTCTGGCGGCGGAGGCGACGGCCAAGCTCGGGCAGTATTACGCCCCGACCCCGACCCTGGCGCGCCTCGAGGCCGACGGCCGCGTCCGAGTGGACTTCGACGCAATGTCGAAGCTGCGGAGTGTCAACTACGGTGCGTCTGTTGATGTTGCCGGTTTCGCTGTCGAAGGCGCGACCGTGACGGACGTGACCATTGCGGCCAAATCCGCCTTCCTGACCGTATCAGGCACTGTCACCGCGGGCAGCAGCTACGTCACCTACGCCTGGGGGCAGGCCGGCGACAAAGGCGACGGCTTCACCGCCGCGCGCGGAACTATTTGCGACGGCTATTCGGCCGTCAACCCGCTCGATTCGACGCAGACCCTCACCCGCTACGCCCTGTCCGGGCGGCTTCAAATCACCTGAAAGGATTAGTCATGGCCACAACGGGCATTCCTCTGAAGGGCGTTACCGTGCCTCCAGGCGTTACCCTACCGATCACTGATTGGGTGCAGGAGATCGCAAAGATCCCCGACCTGCTAGGTCTTTGGGTTGCCGATGAAGACTACCTCATCCGCAACTCTTCAGGGGGCGTCACCAGCATCCTGCCCGAGGCGGGGAACACCGCAGTCACCGCGATGGGCACCTCTCTGGCCACGACCTCGCAGTCGACCGCCCTCGGGGATCAGGTGTTCTCGTTCCCGGCCGCATACGCAGCCTATGGCCGCGTCCCTCTCAAGAGCGCGAGCAAATTCACGATCCTTCAGGTGTGGCGAGTGGAGGCTACGGACACTGTGGACGATCACCTTTTCACGGTGACTGGCTCGACGACCGGAGGGGAAAGCTTTGTTCGATTGACTGCGAACGGCGGGCACTTCTGGACAGTCCCGGGCGGCATTTCCGCCGGTCTCGGGACGTCAAAGCTTGATATGGCCAAGTGGCATTGCACCCTTCACCGCGCCGACGGAACGGGCTTGAGCACGTTCGACAACGGGGTCAAGGCGAAAGACATCGCTCCTACGACAACCCCCACAGCAGAGACCGGCCTTGTATCTCTCTGGGCACGGGACGACGCCCCCGCCGCCGGCGGAGCCATCATCCGCGGCTTTGTCGGATACTCGCCTCTCTTCGCGGTTTGGGACAGGGCGATAACAGATGCCGAGGCGGCCGCGGCATGGACTGCCGTCCAAAGGATGCACCCGAACTCCGCTGTCGGGGTCTGGTAATGCGCCACGTTTTCTCGATCGCGATCGATGACATGGTGAACTACCCGAAATTCGGGACCATGTATGGCGTCGCGCCGATCACACCGGAGCTCGATGCGTTCACGGCAACGAGCACGCATTTCCCAAATGCCGTTTGCGCGGTGCCCGTGTGCGGGCAGTCCCGCTGGTCGAAGGTTACCGGCTTCACGCCGGCGGAGAGCGGCATAAACTATAACCAGCCGGGCGTTATTCTGCGGTCACGCGCGACCGACACATACACGTATCTCTGCCGGAAGGCTGGCTTCCAGGTTGTCTCGGTCGGGAAGTACACCGACGGCCGCCACCAGGCGGCAAACTACAACACGATCGCCTGCGACTATGTCCAAGGCCAGATCAACGACGACCTCGCGGACGGTATTAGCGTCGATTACGGCGGCATCAACGGCACGGTCAGTCTGAACGACCCGACCGACTATGGCGACCTGAAGGTCGTCCTATGGTGGGAAGATTTCCTGCGCAACTACAGCGGCACGCGCCCTCTCATGGGCTGCATGGGGTTGTTCAGGCCGCATGATGATTACGTCGTCCCGGAGTCCTACTACAATCTCTACAGCCTCTCGGACTTCACGATCCCTGCCGATCTCACCTCCACCGACTTGTGGTCTTTGCCGCAGGACATCCTGCAATACGAGCTCGGCCGCGCTGCGGCGCCCGGCGGGGTGATTGATCCTGTCACCCAGGCGGACAAGCTCAAGCGAACCGTTTGGGGTTACTTCGCGGCGCTCAGCTTCACGAGCAACAACTTCGGGCGTCTCGTCCAGGCGATCGAGGATATGTGCGCGCGCCGCGGCGATGAGTATGTCATTGAGGTCTGGTCCGATCACGGGTTCCACCTCGGGTCGCACTTCCATTGGCACAAGCTGACGACGCTCTCGGAGGCGGCAAACCCGCCGGTCTGGTATCGAGCGCCAGGGCAGACCGTAGCGCGCACCGTGCAGCAACCGGTCGGTTGGTACGACATGTTCCAGACAGTGCTGGACTATGCTGGGGTGCCATCCCCCGCGCGTTCTGTCGGCAAGTCGCTGCGGCCGCTGATCGAGGGGGCCAGTGCCATCGGCGAATGCTACTCCATCACCGAGGTATTCGGCGGCATGTCGGCGCTTCTCGAAAGCGCGGACGACGGGACATATCAGGCCGGTGGAACACGCTACCGCGTTGGGGAGTACCTGTCCGGCGAAACGGTGGTTTTCAACGACAGCACAGACTGGCGCAATATCAAGAACATAGCC
Coding sequences within it:
- a CDS encoding sulfatase-like hydrolase/transferase — encoded protein: MRHVFSIAIDDMVNYPKFGTMYGVAPITPELDAFTATSTHFPNAVCAVPVCGQSRWSKVTGFTPAESGINYNQPGVILRSRATDTYTYLCRKAGFQVVSVGKYTDGRHQAANYNTIACDYVQGQINDDLADGISVDYGGINGTVSLNDPTDYGDLKVVLWWEDFLRNYSGTRPLMGCMGLFRPHDDYVVPESYYNLYSLSDFTIPADLTSTDLWSLPQDILQYELGRAAAPGGVIDPVTQADKLKRTVWGYFAALSFTSNNFGRLVQAIEDMCARRGDEYVIEVWSDHGFHLGSHFHWHKLTTLSEAANPPVWYRAPGQTVARTVQQPVGWYDMFQTVLDYAGVPSPARSVGKSLRPLIEGASAIGECYSITEVFGGMSALLESADDGTYQAGGTRYRVGEYLSGETVVFNDSTDWRNIKNIAGQNPTRTANLLSRLRAMAEQGGMRYANTPAGAARRRATMLVGNAAQQQLKGSGGDDIVFSHDLLGPGSNLGEGWDILWWLPTDGVEFVLPEGIEGVTRASENFWKSGSSTEALARLVANSEDNSLIMGWGASATVSAGAGDDYVENATNVDGGFGNDHIVTQWKNDTVSGGEGNDTIDTSGGHDAISGDGGDDVVFAGDGNDTIRGGAGNDSLRGDAGNDSISGGPGNDTLLGGAGMDTLVADGGADLLTGGTENDTFVILRNEQQSTITDFAVGDIIDLSAWSGIGPVTAASSGSDVMVSARLERLLVKAATVANVKAAIRGVTVA
- a CDS encoding gene transfer agent family protein is translated as MLALTMTWPGGEHPFRLALAQLEGLQQKTDAGPEWLLFRLQSGQWLATEIFETLRFGLIGGGMGDSEAARLVGNALDRHPLISFKVPALQVLTAALYGPLDDMPGKQTLASEETPETTPEES
- a CDS encoding phage tail protein, whose translation is MPQVVGTWIINAAVASGALASATGIGAALISAGAALAFNAAIAKIFAPKGPKPKDLQNELRQSDAPRVRYLGTNRASGAVLFWDWRSVGSKRVLFKLIAIAQGGMTDVRRWWLNDVEVTVVSEGVTGGIGDRVPDYGGNVNLRWRSGKGSFIDGGQYPSLLSAVTEWTAAHKATRVGTILAEFKSVSSEDAIEVYPGGEPKVLVEFDGDIANAPGRTPTHTLNLAWQLYDIITHADHGWLAPSEMDDASWALAVSDSFQTVPSAGGTTRARYLGGGGYQLAEPLKDVAQRWLDGMDGHLFLTTDGKLGMRVGKWRPPTYTITEDKIVSWDGGSGRDGLDVVATLVPKFTSPENMYQETSADPWEDPVALARYGEVAPKEIDLPVVQHHGQARRIAKRRAAAMNPKWRFTINLRFWGLLLYEEENVYLHMPRIGINNQPFAIRRWQCDMNGGDQVVTVTLEHVRPEADDWTAAEEGTAPVAAKATPGPKVVPTISIISTTVVTGLGSPYVRTTFTQPAGESVIGQYRRAGSVDPWTEMIREGTAGGVMRTQALFDREPIDMRFGVRRASWGTAIVGTWTEVNNIEVVANGTPPAPPTVVSWSGGIGTAVSVTFRPDLGANYSRTSLYRGEPDSAFASAAQIATTYATGAEVTIGGGTVPTGGAKYWLRSENASNVASAEVLVANIS
- a CDS encoding DUF6950 family protein; its protein translation is MAEGLNAYLARTWDRPFVWGECDCTLWVADWCAERWGQDPAASFRGRYSTQDEAEALTAGGLLETIRPFMGFLVEWTEARPGDVGVVMIDGRETAAIRTENGWAVKSLAGMGEANMPALAIWGS